In the genome of Flaviflexus ciconiae, one region contains:
- a CDS encoding tRNA (cytidine(34)-2'-O)-methyltransferase → MFDVVFYEPCIPSNTGNAIRLSACTGITLHLVEPLGFNFDDAHLRRAGLDYHDLAELKIHANWDALLAALGEDRRIFAFTGHTTNSYADVKYRPGDVLLFGPEPTGLPEHVMDHEAVTSRLRIPMQPSIRSLNLANSASIAIYEAWRQNGFAGAV, encoded by the coding sequence GTGTTTGACGTCGTCTTCTACGAGCCCTGCATCCCTTCGAATACCGGTAACGCGATCCGACTGTCGGCGTGCACGGGGATCACCCTTCACCTTGTTGAGCCGCTTGGCTTTAACTTTGATGACGCTCATCTGCGCCGTGCGGGCCTTGACTATCACGATCTGGCCGAGCTAAAGATTCATGCTAACTGGGATGCTCTTCTTGCGGCACTGGGCGAGGACCGAAGGATCTTTGCGTTCACCGGTCACACGACGAATTCCTATGCGGATGTGAAGTATCGTCCGGGCGATGTTCTGCTGTTTGGACCGGAACCGACCGGCTTGCCCGAGCACGTCATGGACCATGAAGCGGTTACGTCTCGACTGCGCATTCCGATGCAGCCGAGCATTCGGTCTCTTAATCTGGCTAATTCGGCATCGATTGCGATCTATGAGGCGTGGCGCCAGAACGGGTTCGCCGGAGCCGTTTAG
- a CDS encoding YbhB/YbcL family Raf kinase inhibitor-like protein — protein MNLDRPVAPDPYELLPQVPAFVLESDDLVAGEQMPVLHVKPHDNVSPHLSWRDFPEETKGFVVTCFDPDAPTPSGYWHWIILDLDSTVTYLERGQGESDLFLPGAAAHARTDGGVWGWEGANPPAGDRPHRYIFAVHALDVPTLELDAEEVSATAVSFNALFHTIARATLEVTYQQ, from the coding sequence ATGAATCTTGATCGTCCTGTTGCACCAGATCCCTACGAACTACTTCCTCAGGTTCCGGCTTTTGTTCTCGAGTCGGATGATCTTGTCGCCGGGGAGCAGATGCCTGTTTTGCATGTGAAGCCGCACGATAATGTGTCCCCTCACCTGTCGTGGCGGGACTTCCCGGAGGAGACGAAAGGTTTTGTTGTCACCTGCTTCGATCCGGATGCACCAACTCCGTCGGGTTACTGGCATTGGATCATTCTTGACCTGGATTCAACGGTGACGTATCTCGAGCGCGGCCAGGGCGAGTCTGACCTATTCTTGCCGGGGGCTGCGGCTCACGCCCGGACCGATGGTGGGGTGTGGGGCTGGGAGGGCGCGAATCCGCCCGCCGGTGATCGCCCGCACCGCTACATCTTCGCCGTTCATGCGCTCGATGTGCCGACGCTGGAGCTCGATGCGGAGGAGGTTTCTGCCACCGCGGTCTCTTTCAATGCGCTGTTCCACACGATTGCTCGGGCCACGTTGGAAGTGACGTATCAACAGTAG
- a CDS encoding DNA polymerase Y family protein produces MMLGTLRGALWVPDWPVAAAIASSLALPESPVAVCDTKVRAASPAARKLGVRQGDTRRKALSLVPDLLIVPRDDERDMKVFAGVLDAIDDHVASTVILRPGLVTFGAQAPARLAGGLDELASALISWVAEQAEESQVGYGCGLLTSILAAREGATVPAEKTESFLAPFPLEAVLVAAGTETIRKDWTETIDTLQSLGIRTVGQLADLDHGQVASRFGLIGTILWCLCRGADHAVPQTTAPAGEIAVRRHAEGIANEEQATFFAKALSDELAQKLGQRMQVCGQLTVGARFSNGAEKSRTWSVDGAHRARDITDRVRWQISGWLDQRREHPLGELIHLELVATDLSSAGSHQPSLWGDRRRGREQAQRSVLRIQGMLGDSSVQSVKLTGGRSPDSVAEFENWHATSEQKSPEEPWVGAIPKPWPSVVFPTPPRVVLSCKCGGALYVGEEIELACLGCENPRPVSLSLVGGKKPDSSYAHAACYYSSKVQVWNHAGPWNVSGRWWARDAYRRAYLQLGVEGPAALVYRSGSSWFLEGIYS; encoded by the coding sequence ATGATGCTTGGAACCTTGCGGGGTGCCCTCTGGGTTCCCGACTGGCCGGTGGCGGCGGCAATCGCCTCATCCTTGGCCCTACCCGAATCACCGGTCGCGGTATGCGACACGAAGGTGCGGGCCGCGAGTCCCGCCGCTAGAAAGCTTGGGGTCAGACAGGGCGACACCCGCAGAAAGGCGCTGTCTCTCGTCCCGGACCTCCTGATCGTCCCAAGGGATGACGAGCGGGACATGAAGGTGTTCGCTGGTGTGCTGGACGCGATCGACGATCACGTGGCGTCAACCGTGATCCTGCGGCCGGGGCTCGTGACCTTCGGTGCGCAGGCCCCAGCCCGCCTGGCAGGTGGGCTGGACGAGCTGGCTTCCGCCCTCATCTCTTGGGTTGCGGAGCAGGCGGAAGAATCTCAGGTGGGCTACGGGTGTGGCCTCCTGACGTCTATTTTGGCGGCCCGGGAAGGTGCCACTGTTCCCGCGGAAAAGACCGAGTCTTTCCTTGCCCCGTTTCCGCTGGAGGCGGTCCTGGTAGCGGCGGGAACCGAGACAATCCGAAAGGACTGGACAGAGACAATCGACACGCTTCAGTCCCTGGGAATCCGCACCGTTGGGCAGCTTGCCGATCTGGATCACGGTCAGGTGGCGTCCCGCTTCGGCCTGATTGGAACAATCCTGTGGTGCCTCTGCCGAGGTGCCGACCATGCGGTTCCCCAGACCACGGCACCCGCCGGGGAGATCGCGGTACGCCGACACGCCGAGGGAATTGCAAACGAAGAGCAGGCCACGTTCTTCGCAAAGGCGCTCTCGGACGAACTGGCGCAGAAGCTGGGGCAACGCATGCAAGTATGCGGCCAGCTAACCGTCGGGGCACGTTTTTCCAACGGCGCGGAAAAAAGCAGAACATGGTCCGTTGACGGCGCCCACCGGGCCCGGGACATCACAGACCGGGTTCGCTGGCAGATCTCGGGCTGGCTTGATCAGCGCCGCGAACACCCCCTCGGGGAACTCATCCACCTGGAACTTGTCGCCACCGACCTGTCGTCGGCAGGTAGCCATCAGCCGTCCCTCTGGGGTGACCGCAGGCGCGGACGGGAGCAGGCGCAACGCAGTGTCCTGCGGATCCAGGGCATGCTCGGAGATTCATCAGTGCAGTCGGTCAAGCTAACCGGAGGGCGCTCTCCCGATTCCGTGGCTGAATTCGAGAACTGGCATGCGACCTCGGAACAGAAGAGCCCAGAAGAACCCTGGGTGGGTGCAATCCCCAAGCCCTGGCCCTCCGTCGTCTTTCCAACACCGCCACGAGTTGTGCTGTCCTGCAAGTGCGGAGGAGCGCTCTATGTCGGAGAAGAAATCGAGCTGGCCTGCCTCGGATGCGAAAATCCTCGCCCGGTCAGCCTCTCCCTCGTAGGCGGAAAGAAACCCGACTCAAGCTATGCTCACGCAGCTTGCTACTACTCGAGCAAAGTGCAGGTGTGGAACCATGCGGGACCCTGGAACGTATCGGGCCGGTGGTGGGCACGCGACGCATATCGACGCGCCTACCTGCAGCTCGGAGTTGAAGGGCCAGCGGCCCTCGTCTACCGCAGCGGCTCGAGCTGGTTCCTGGAGGGGATCTACAGCTGA